A genomic stretch from Aedes albopictus strain Foshan chromosome 2, AalbF5, whole genome shotgun sequence includes:
- the LOC115253461 gene encoding clavesin-2 — MTTTRVILNFPWGNNNNNNNNEKTKGDIHNDTGLSDVVLKVARKELREDKAIREQALEQMREWLKQNQDVENVRTDDLFLLKFLRTKKFSVFMAQQMILKYLNLRKVHMHLMYGLDFLSPKLNKLINNGYMFPSPVRDKHGRRLIIGFARNFNPEEHDSSDMSRVHAITYETLQEDAQNQIMGYVHIGDFKGITTAHVSCWNPTDFLRMMKWGEQSIPMRHKEVHLVHVPSAVKYVIEAGKSMISKKMKDRLQVHVTIPDLCKKVEPACLPKELGGNIPMVDMIDWWKQELAAKRNTLLALDNMNIFSDRSIISRNGTDRNNNNGAALGMETITGSFRKLEVD, encoded by the exons ATGACAACTACCAGGGTAATCCTGAACTTCCCATGGggtaacaacaacaataacaacaataatgaAAAAACAAAGGGAGACATTCACAATGACACTGGCTTGAGCGACGTCGTGTTGAAGGTGGCCCGCAAAGAATTACGTGAAGACAAAGCGATCCGCGAGCAGGCACTTGAACAGATGCGCGAATGGCTCAAACAAAACCAAGACGTCGAGAACGTTCGCACAGATGATCTGTTCTTGCTCAAATTTCTACGCACCAAAAAATTCAGCGTCTTCATGGCCCAGCAGATGATTCTAAAATATTTGAACTTGCGAAAAGTCCACATGCACCTGATGTACGGACTGGACTTCCTCTCGCCAAAGTTGAATAAACTCATCAATAACGGTTACATGTTTCCTTCGCCAGTGCGAGACAAGCATGGCAGACGGTTGATCATCGGCTTTGCAA GAAACTTCAATCCGGAAGAGCACGACAGTTCGGACATGTCCCGAGTGCACGCGATAACCTACGAAACGCTTCAGGAGGATGCTCAAAACCAGATTATGGGTTACGTACATATTGGAGACTTCAAGGGCATCACCACTGCGCACGTCTCCTGCTGGAATCCAACCGATTTTCTACGCATGATGAAGTGGGGCGAACAGTCGATCCCGATGCGTCACAAAGAGGTGCATCTAGTGCATGTTCCATCCGCGGTGAAATACGTGATTGAAGCTGGAAAATCAATGATCAGCAAGAAAATGAAGGATCGACTTCAG GTACATGTCACCATTCCAGATCTGTGCAAAAAAGTAGAACCCGCGTGTCTCCCAAAGGAACTGGGCGGCAATATCCCTATGGTCGACATGATCGATTGGTGGAAGCAGGAGTTGGCAGCGAAGCGGAACACACTGCTTGCCTTGGACAATATGAACATTTTCAGCGATCGAAGCATCATTTCTCGGAATGGAACCGATCGTAACAACAATAATGGTGCCGCTCTGGGCATGGAAACTATTACGGGTAGCTTCCGAAAGTTGGAAGTAGATTAG
- the LOC109426115 gene encoding peptidoglycan-recognition protein 3 isoform X2, with amino-acid sequence MNTIVQVVAYYARTAAISSSNRLKNPISRNGSNLSEYDLEAGEHTPLLVSRVRFAPDVDDRSRHIQTVQTTALLGILTLLLFLLIGIIIAVYLLLMQVPRPWPVSHPFYLVERNVWWKQPTEEFQLNPLEKYATQNVIILHTRSETCHDQAACIELVQKLQNDAWNLNGTHIPYNFLIGGDGKTYEGRGWKTQHGFSNLPGINDTIVVGVIGTFNDQRPGPVMYAEIKALLTESIRRYCLSPNYRLFGVIDNSIANNAAAELYAEIKEWRHWKGFVTV; translated from the exons ATGAACACAATTGTTCAAGTGGTAGCATACTATG CCCGTACCGCCGCCATAAGCAGCTCGAACCGTTTGAAAAATCCAATCAGCCGAAATGGCAGCAATTTGTCGGAATACGACTTGGAAGCAGGAGAGCACACTCCTCTTTTGGTATCGAGGGTTCGTTTTGCCCCAGATGTAGACGACCGGTCCCGCCATATTCAAACCGTACAAACCACAGCTCTGCTTGGCATTTTGACGCTGCTGTTATTCCTTCTGATAGGCATTATAATAGCCGTGTACTTGCTGCTGATGCAAG TACCACGTCCTTGGCCCGTATCCCATCCGTTTTACTTAGTGGAGCGTAACGTATGGTGGAAACAACCGACGGAGGAGTTCCAGCTAAATCCATTGGAGAAGTATGCAACTCAGAACGTAATAATTCTGCATACGAGAAGCGAAACCTGCCACGATCAAGCCGCATGCATTGAACTGGTACAGAAGCTACAGAATGACGCGTGGAATCTAAACGGAACGCATATTCCGTACAATTTCCTAATAGGTGGCGATGGAAAAACTTACGAAGGCAGAGGCTGGAAAACGCAGCATGGTTTTTCGAATCTTCCCGGAATAAATGACACTATTGTTGTGGGGGTGATAG GTACATTTAACGACCAGCGGCCCGGCCCCGTGATGTATGCAGAAATCAAGGCACTACTAACGGAATCCATCCGAAGGTACTGCCTATCACCAAACTATCGCCTGTTCGGCGTGATCGACAACTCAATAGCGAACAATGCTGCTGCCGAACTGTACGCAGAGATCAAAGAGTGGAGGCATTGGAAGGGATTCGTTACAGTTTAG
- the LOC109426115 gene encoding peptidoglycan-recognition protein 3 isoform X3, producing MYSTARTAAISSSNRLKNPISRNGSNLSEYDLEAGEHTPLLVSRVRFAPDVDDRSRHIQTVQTTALLGILTLLLFLLIGIIIAVYLLLMQVPRPWPVSHPFYLVERNVWWKQPTEEFQLNPLEKYATQNVIILHTRSETCHDQAACIELVQKLQNDAWNLNGTHIPYNFLIGGDGKTYEGRGWKTQHGFSNLPGINDTIVVGVIGTFNDQRPGPVMYAEIKALLTESIRRYCLSPNYRLFGVIDNSIANNAAAELYAEIKEWRHWKGFVTV from the exons ATGTACTCTACAG CCCGTACCGCCGCCATAAGCAGCTCGAACCGTTTGAAAAATCCAATCAGCCGAAATGGCAGCAATTTGTCGGAATACGACTTGGAAGCAGGAGAGCACACTCCTCTTTTGGTATCGAGGGTTCGTTTTGCCCCAGATGTAGACGACCGGTCCCGCCATATTCAAACCGTACAAACCACAGCTCTGCTTGGCATTTTGACGCTGCTGTTATTCCTTCTGATAGGCATTATAATAGCCGTGTACTTGCTGCTGATGCAAG TACCACGTCCTTGGCCCGTATCCCATCCGTTTTACTTAGTGGAGCGTAACGTATGGTGGAAACAACCGACGGAGGAGTTCCAGCTAAATCCATTGGAGAAGTATGCAACTCAGAACGTAATAATTCTGCATACGAGAAGCGAAACCTGCCACGATCAAGCCGCATGCATTGAACTGGTACAGAAGCTACAGAATGACGCGTGGAATCTAAACGGAACGCATATTCCGTACAATTTCCTAATAGGTGGCGATGGAAAAACTTACGAAGGCAGAGGCTGGAAAACGCAGCATGGTTTTTCGAATCTTCCCGGAATAAATGACACTATTGTTGTGGGGGTGATAG GTACATTTAACGACCAGCGGCCCGGCCCCGTGATGTATGCAGAAATCAAGGCACTACTAACGGAATCCATCCGAAGGTACTGCCTATCACCAAACTATCGCCTGTTCGGCGTGATCGACAACTCAATAGCGAACAATGCTGCTGCCGAACTGTACGCAGAGATCAAAGAGTGGAGGCATTGGAAGGGATTCGTTACAGTTTAG
- the LOC109426115 gene encoding peptidoglycan-recognition protein 3 isoform X1, which produces MLIFINSRLIVSIERHLEQKQTNEQPFLHGSQLDLTLERCYSNCYNFFRSVAARTAAISSSNRLKNPISRNGSNLSEYDLEAGEHTPLLVSRVRFAPDVDDRSRHIQTVQTTALLGILTLLLFLLIGIIIAVYLLLMQVPRPWPVSHPFYLVERNVWWKQPTEEFQLNPLEKYATQNVIILHTRSETCHDQAACIELVQKLQNDAWNLNGTHIPYNFLIGGDGKTYEGRGWKTQHGFSNLPGINDTIVVGVIGTFNDQRPGPVMYAEIKALLTESIRRYCLSPNYRLFGVIDNSIANNAAAELYAEIKEWRHWKGFVTV; this is translated from the exons atgttaatttttatAAACTCTCGTTTGATTGTCAGCATCGAGCGCCATTTAGAGCAAAAGCAAACCAACGAACAACCATTCCTGCATGGCAGCCAACTGGACCTTACCCTAGAACGTTGCTACAGTAATTGTTATAACTTCTTTCGTTCCGTTGCAGCCCGTACCGCCGCCATAAGCAGCTCGAACCGTTTGAAAAATCCAATCAGCCGAAATGGCAGCAATTTGTCGGAATACGACTTGGAAGCAGGAGAGCACACTCCTCTTTTGGTATCGAGGGTTCGTTTTGCCCCAGATGTAGACGACCGGTCCCGCCATATTCAAACCGTACAAACCACAGCTCTGCTTGGCATTTTGACGCTGCTGTTATTCCTTCTGATAGGCATTATAATAGCCGTGTACTTGCTGCTGATGCAAG TACCACGTCCTTGGCCCGTATCCCATCCGTTTTACTTAGTGGAGCGTAACGTATGGTGGAAACAACCGACGGAGGAGTTCCAGCTAAATCCATTGGAGAAGTATGCAACTCAGAACGTAATAATTCTGCATACGAGAAGCGAAACCTGCCACGATCAAGCCGCATGCATTGAACTGGTACAGAAGCTACAGAATGACGCGTGGAATCTAAACGGAACGCATATTCCGTACAATTTCCTAATAGGTGGCGATGGAAAAACTTACGAAGGCAGAGGCTGGAAAACGCAGCATGGTTTTTCGAATCTTCCCGGAATAAATGACACTATTGTTGTGGGGGTGATAG GTACATTTAACGACCAGCGGCCCGGCCCCGTGATGTATGCAGAAATCAAGGCACTACTAACGGAATCCATCCGAAGGTACTGCCTATCACCAAACTATCGCCTGTTCGGCGTGATCGACAACTCAATAGCGAACAATGCTGCTGCCGAACTGTACGCAGAGATCAAAGAGTGGAGGCATTGGAAGGGATTCGTTACAGTTTAG